From a region of the Salvelinus sp. IW2-2015 unplaced genomic scaffold, ASM291031v2 Un_scaffold5330, whole genome shotgun sequence genome:
- the mal2 gene encoding protein MAL2, protein MSEPATNPAVTAFPAPTISLPLGLQILRTYSGALICLEIIFGGLVWILVASSNVPVPLLQGWVMFVSVSTFFCSSVYLLLFLLGLADRINTDWNLMDVLYHFTALLFYFSALVLEAAVTSARGSSVVQQLHARMCNSLSGNILTFLDNRQYSINVAATIFAFVVTLCYACSLFMGFRRWQM, encoded by the exons ATGTCGGAGCCAGCGACGAATCCTGCGGTGACAGCATTCCCAGCGCCGACGATATCTTTGCCATTGGGACTACAAATATTGAGGACGTACTCCGGTGCTCTGATCTGCTTGGAAATT ATATTTGGAGGGTTAGTATGGATCCTGGTGGCGTCCTCCAACGTGCCCGTGCCCCTGCTACAGGGCTGGGTGATGTTTGTCTCTGTCAGCACGTTCTTCTGCTCCAGCgtgtacctcctcctcttcctcctgggcCTGGCTGACAGGATCAACACTGACTGGAACCTGATG GATGTGCTGTACCACTTCACAGCACTGCTGTTCTACTTCAGTGCGTTGGTGCTGGAGGCTGCTGTTACGTCTGCCAGAGGGTCATCAGTAGTACAACAGCTCCATGCCAGGATGTGTAACAGCCTTAGTGGGAATATACTCACCTTCCTGGACAACAGACAATACAGTATTAACGTGGCAGCTACG ATATTTGCCTTTGTGGTGACACTGTGCTACGCCTGCAGCCTGTTCATGGGCTTCAGGAGGTGGCAGATGTGA